The Terriglobales bacterium DNA segment TCCTCGCAGGCAAAGAAACGCAGAAACGGCCGGCGCTGGAGAGTGCCGTGGTCGCGGATGGTGCCGCGCAGCATGGGGTAGCGGGTCTCGAGGGCGTCGAGGACGGAGCGCAGGGTGACTTCGCCCTCGACCTCGAGACGGAGTTCGCCGTCCACCTTGGCGAGCGTGCGCAGATGCGGCGGGAGCACGACGCGGATCATGGCAGCGTCTGCACCTCGACCGAGAGCACGGCGGGAAGATCGCGCACGATGGGAGCCCAGTTGTCGCCGGCATCGGCGGAGGCGTAGACCTGGCCGCCGGTGGTGCCGAAGTA contains these protein-coding regions:
- a CDS encoding MoaD/ThiS family protein produces the protein MIRVVLPPHLRTLAKVDGELRLEVEGEVTLRSVLDALETRYPMLRGTIRDHGTLQRRPFLRFFACEEDLSHQPPDAPLPAAVASGAEPFFIVGAIAGG